One Leishmania major strain Friedlin complete genome, chromosome 5 DNA segment encodes these proteins:
- a CDS encoding dual specificity phosphatase-like protein: MAPSSTAIPEIAAAPGAPRGVGVPASPSRGSRMSKCKRFLQNLNGPAFDLKAVQEAQHTFLEEESVCNAAQAYPMSDITSLLAVGSWKDASNPELLKAHNIRYVLNVAKELIPTEEAKLIAQNNDIVSEWIPMNDSHTQDVSEYLIKAFRFIERARSEHSRVLVHCRRGISRSAAIIVAYLMASEHRSYENALKFVTERRSCVSLNLAFQERLSEFVPSSEFFHGPPTQQQQQQQEPGAASPPSASSSDSLLPTLAGVAPRTDSGHANHSSQPQPLQEADHPLLLLPECRSVTSSTGSSRASSSKRTAPSQSLGPRTAAKQASVLCSATSTATPASTRVTSGKSGKSTSLEKTLRLHALPRQQQSRRGSAAPQALAFTSTTRLSARSTATAVAPGIQSAEGEVIATPAPESVGSRDDGDDEVEEPCSPLGLHGRRALARLNCAQASSSSASAGPRKQLPRTCSEEEEVLTTAMAMTATVTTTLMHVNKCGPDEMPAAANEEVGDGEVRCSSSSPNTSESHLHLHHSPRAPTQRGSAFDVSDGEADDSGSIAGTGTPLSLQKKSQRNPRVRKAVSANSTGAPASENEGNSSEGRQEHAAGERNRSPTATGGGDSTGTAVAMDGLPATRYGTQSAFNEEGVASQSPTAVHPSSVVAGVTSRASSLSG; encoded by the coding sequence ATGGCACCGAGCAGCACAGCGATCCCCGAAATCGCTGCGGCTCCGGGAGCCCCGCGTGGTGTTGGCgtgccggcgtcgccgtcacggGGCTCCCGCATGTCAAAATGCAAGCGGTTCCTGCAGAACCTAAACGGTCCGGCGTTCGACCTGAAAGCCGTccaggaggcgcagcacactTTTCTCGAGGAGGAGTCGGTGTGCAACGCGGCCCAAGCCTACCCAATGAGCGACATTACCTCGCTCCTGGCGGTCGGCTCGTGGAAGGACGCCTCTAATCCGGAACTGCTCAAGGCGCACAACATCCGCTACGTCCTCAACGTTGCGAAGGAGCTGATcccgacggaggaggcgaagctgaTTGCGCAGAACAACGATATTGTGTCAGAGTGGATCCCGATGAACgactcgcacacacaggaTGTCTCTGAGTACCTGATCAAGGCATTTCGCTTCatcgagcgcgcgcgcagtgAGCACTCTCGTGTGCTGGTACACTGCCGCCGTGGTAtctcccgcagcgccgccattATCGTAGCCTACCTCATGGCATCCGAGCACCGCAGCTACGAAAACGCCCTGAAGTTTGTCACGgagcggcggagctgcgttTCGCTCAATTTGGCGTTCCAGGAGCGTCTGTCCGAGTTTGTGCCCAGCAGCGAGTTCTTCCACGGCCCCccgacacagcagcagcagcagcagcaggagcccggtgctgcctctccgccctccgcctcctcttctgaCTCCCTGCTGCCCACGCTTGCTGGCGTCGCACCGCGCACGGACAGCGGCCACGCCAACCACTCTAGTCAGCCGCAGCCCCTGCAGGAGGCAGACCACcctctgctgcttctgcctGAGTGCCGTAGCGTgacgagcagcaccggcagcagccgcgccagcagcagcaagcgcaccgcgccgtcgcaaAGCCTCGGGCCGCGAACGGCGGCCAAACAGGCGAGCGTGTTGTGCTCAGCGACCTCCACTGCAACGCCGGCATCGACGAGAGTCACCTCTGGCAAGTCCGGCAAGTCGACGTCGCTCGAGAAGACGCTCAGATTGCATGCGCTaccgaggcagcagcagagccgccgtggcagcgccgcaccgcaaGCGCTTGCTTTTACTAGCACAACTCGATTGTCGGCCCGGTCGACCGCTACAGCTGTCGCGCCGGGCATCCAGAGCGCCGAGGGCGAGGTGATAGCGACGCCTGCGCCGGAGAGCGTCGGCAGCCGTGACGATGGCGATGACGAAGTAGAGGAACCCTGTTCACCGCTGGGCCTtcacggccgccgtgcccTTGCGCGGCTCAACTGTGCGCAGgcaagcagcagctcggCATCTGCCGGGCCGCggaagcagctgccgcgcactTGTtcagaggaagaggaggtgctCACCACTGCCATGGCGATGACGGCCACCGTCACGACTACGCTCATGCATGTCAACAAGTGTGGCCCCGATGAGATGCCCGCGGCAGCGAACGAAGAAgtcggcgatggcgaggTTCGATGCAGCAGTAGCAGCCCCAACACGAGTGAAAGCCACTTACATCTCCACCACAGCCCTCGCGCGCCaacgcagcgcggcagcgccttcgACGTCTCGGACGGCGAGGccgacgacagcggctcCATCGCCGGCACTGGCACCCCGCTGTCTTTGCAGAAGAAAAGTCAGCGGAACCCGCGCGTCCGCAAGGCAGTTTCCGCCAACTCGACcggcgcaccggcgtcggAAAATGagggcaacagcagcgagggCAGGCAGGAGCACGCGGCAGGCGAGCGCAACCGCAGCCCTACCGCTACCGGGGGTGGCGATTCGACGGGTACGGCAGTCGCCATGGACGGCCTTCCGGCCACGCGTTACGGCACTCAGAGTGCATTCAACGAAGAAGGAGTGGCATCACAGTCAccgacggcggtgcaccCATCCTCTGTCGTGGCCGGGGTCACATCCCGTGCGTCAAGTCTTAGCGGCTGA
- a CDS encoding putative hydrogenase, which yields MDYIAPSSACIRPTLISSGGSHAVGPGDPTASASGVVGMKRGGNAPPLGPGIAAAAQHADVVKITLQDCLACSGCVTTAETVLVNAQSRHEIVSALLTSSASTSSTTAKGSALRPRLVSISSQSCASLAAYLHMSMAAVYELVAGFMRATLTTAGLQEAARNAEIAAAGPPRDTMKNEEVSGASTTATTDSSTVVLSELEPPIYVIDLEWAEQLSAELTAQEYDRRRRGSGNAEDGPLPLIVSACPGWVCYCEKQGAALLPHLCPVMSAQGIAGSYAKRAVAANLYHVSVQPCFDRKLEAARDSMPSSTTAPPADGTDMPVVYTDCVLSTAELLEWMKEADPTLPWRGRLDTNVNAAAALAGGNGPGHTTQRPTQLNEEEEPTSTPPPAASAIFAPAHDAARFAGSGGYHRSVIAHRLWAEGVAALPSSSSPSPNTPANVAYEVKRNRNHQLATCAALPEEVFCIGYGFQQIQNVVRGLKKRIPAMRSYTFIELMACPDGCLNGGGQVRPAQQPHAEVLDAVLDAYARNMEGSREKGGLGAATPASSSGSALACMFASSPPDSSDAQAEDGEIAMKAQRRRAEAPVPLRHTGTEAAWQPFADATIAVTAPSLGDALWRCTFRDREKEFAAMLNDGNVHSLKW from the coding sequence ATGGACTACATTGCTCCGTCATCAGCCTGCATCAGGCCCACCCTGATTTCCAGCGGTGGCAGCCATGCCGTCGGTCCCGGTGACCCAACAGCATCGGCAAGCGGTGTTGTTGGCATGAAGCGTGGTGGCAATGCACCGCCGCTCGGCCCCGgcattgctgctgctgctcagcacGCTGATGTTGTGAAGATCACCCTGCAAGACTGCCTGGCGTGCAGTGGGTGTGTAACGACAGCGGAAACGGTGCTCGTCAACGCGCAGAGCCGCCACGAGATTGTGTCTGCCCTGCTCACATCGTCCGCATCGACGTCGTCAACGACAGCGAAGGGGAGCGCCCTTCGTCCTCGGCTGGTAAGCATCAGCTCCCAGTcctgcgcctccctcgccgccTATCTTCACATGTCCATGGCTGCCGTGTACGAGCTGGTAGCTGGTTTTATGCGAGCAACGCTCACGACGGCCGGGCTGCAGGAGGCCGCGAGGAACGCCGAgattgctgctgctgggccgccgCGCGATACCATGAAGAACGAGGAGGTGAGCGGTGCatcgacgacagcgacgacagaCTCCTCGACGGTGGTCCTCTCCGAGTTAGAACCGCCAATCTATGTGATAGACCTTGAGTGGGCCGAGCAACTGTCTGCAGAGCTGACGGCGCAGGAGTACgatcgccgccgtcgcgggaGCGGCAATGCCGAAGATGGGCCTCTGCCGTTGATCGTCTCAGCATGTCCAGGCTGGGTGTGCTACTGCGAGAAGCAgggcgccgcgctgctgccgcacctctGTCCTGTCATGTCTGCTCAAGGGATCGCCGGCAGCTACGCGAAGCGGGCCGTTGCCGCGAATCTCTACCACGTGTCGGTACAGCCCTGCTTTGACCGAAAgctcgaggcggcgcgggACTCGATGCCCtcatcgacgacggcgccaccaGCCGACGGGACGGACATGCCGGTCGTCTACACGGACTGCGTTCTCAGCACTGCGGAGTTGCTCGAGTGGATGAAGGAGGCGGACCCGACGCTTCCGTGGAGGGGACGCCTGGACACGAACGTCAACGCAGCCGCTGCCTTGGCTGGCGGCAACGGCCCAGGCCACACGACCCAGCGACCCACGCAGTTgaacgaggaagaggagccCACgtcaacaccgccgccggcagcctcTGCTATCTTCGCACCCGCCCACGATGCGGCGCGGTTcgccggcagtggcggctACCATCGATCGGTCATCGCGCACCGCCTGTGGGCGGAAggggtggcagcgctgccgtcctcgtcgtctccCTCGCCGAACACGCCCGCTAACGTCGCGTACGAGGTGAAGCGCAACCGCAATCATCAACtcgccacctgcgccgccctGCCGGAGGAGGTGTTCTGCATCGGCTACGGCTTTCAACAAATTCAGAACGTGGTGCGTGGCCTCAAGAAACGCATACCAGCCATGCGCAGCTACACCTTTATCGAGCTTATGGCGTGCCCAGACGGGTGCTTGAACGGTGGAGGGCAGGTGcggccggcgcagcagccccacgcggaggtgctggacgCCGTCCTTGACGCCTACGCGAGGAACATGGAGGGCAGCCGTGAGAAGGGCGGACTTGGCGCAGCTACACCTGCTTCCTCTTCGGGCTCGGCACTTGCCTGTATGTTTGCCAGCTCACCGCctgacagcagcgacgcgcaaGCTGAGGACGGAGAGATCGCCATGAaggcgcagcgacgtcgcGCCGAGGCACCAGTGCCACTGCGGCACACCGGCACGGAAGCAGCATGGCAGCCCTTCGCCGATGCCACCATTGCTGTCACAGCACCCTCACTAGGGGACGCGCTGTGGCGTTGTACATTTCGCGACCGCGAGAAAGAGTTCGCTGCGATGCTGAACGACGGCAACGTGCACAGCTTAAAATGGTGA
- a CDS encoding putative viscerotropic leishmaniasis antigen, producing the protein MSVQLNERHVNFTGRSGSVAVPHLGLVRFNLSAPTIGPQYFTSELCYSEVNCTNLCTNALMGHVGTCKVDRVIMPVLIVLLWMVPTVACVGFLAAMYLRKLAKQRRKALDQSPEVFGTSPAASRTWRPLQRAPSTPRPSSSSHAVFTDEREASQGGSHEAALEHASEALVVIPVHGNYESLPPRLRSAAPPNTFTSCSLPERKEVEMAALRAVDPPSLEQPSEKHRHTSTHNDDYVTGTATVRLPEERHFSPDLPAPSETLETTVQDSSSHPAIPQVNGSEKTNPLNCSTQQPQPKRTSVQALEEAGRLRAELEAAEEAARLEVMHEAEQARVQALEEAARLEAVHEAEQARVQALEEAARLEAVHEAEQARVQALEEAGRLRAELEAAEEAARLEAVHEAEQARVQALEEAARLEAVHEAEQARVQALEEAGRLRAELEAAEEAARLEAVHEAEQARVQALEEAGRLRAELEAAEEAARLEVMHEAEQARVQALEEAGRLRAELEAAEEAARLEAVHEAEQARVQALEEAGRLRAELEAAEEAARLEVMHEAEQARVQALEEAGRLRAELEAAEEAARLEVMHEAEQARVQALEEAGRLRAELEAAEEAARLEVMHEAEQARIQALEEAARLEAVHEAEQARVQALEEAGRLRAELEAAEEAARLEVMHEAEQARVQALEEAARLEAVHEAEQARVQALEEAGRLRAELEAAEEAARLEVMHEAEQARVQALEEAGRLRAELEAAEEAARLEAVHEAEQARIQALEEAGRLRAELEAAEEAARLEAVHEAEQARVQALEEAGRLRAELEAAEEAARLEAVHEAEQARVQALEEAGRLRAELEAAEEAARLEAVHEAEQARVQALEEAGRLRAELGAAEEAARLEAVHEAEQARVQALEEAGRLRAELEAAKEAARLVAVHEAEQARVQALEEAGRLRAELGAAEEAARLEVMHEAEQARVQALEEAARLEAVHEAEQARVQALEEAGRLRAELEAAEEEKDERAGTLRYNEDCKGRVLYRASPDSRRPLPRPFIGLSLSEDVERSILIVDGLYRDGPAYQTGIRLGDVLLRIAGVHVDSIAKARQVVDARCCCGRVVPVTLATKMNQQYSVALYIMTVDPEHKDKPYFFDVHMHHRIESSHRGKRAQWMEVLERPSVSSAAATPLVPLLRETTPRRGSVLQSSARSAFVATSYFSSARRSVSSESERSRGSSSAATAEEAIALAPQGYTPPNQVRGRS; encoded by the coding sequence ATGAGCGTGCAGCTGAATGAGCGGCACGTGAACTTCAccgggcgcagcggctccgtCGCTGTGCCGCACCTCGGCCTAGTCCGCTTCAACCTCTCCGCCCCCACCATCGGGCCTCAGTACTTCACCTCAGAGCTCTGCTACTCGGAGGTGAACTGCACGAATTTGTGCACGAATGCGCTCATGGGCCACGTTGGAACATGCAAGGTGGATCGTGTCATCATGCCCGTCCTCATCGTCCTGCTTTGGATGGTACCAACCGTTGCCTGTGTCGGTTTCCTCGCGGCCATGTACCTCCGCAAGCTCGCTAAACAGCGGCGGAAGGCACTTGACCAGTCGCCTGAGGTCTTTGGGACCTCGCCGGCCGCCTCTCGGACCTGGcgaccgctgcagcgcgcaccaAGCACGCCTAGACCCTCATCTTCATCACACGCCGTCTTCACAGACGAACGGGAGGCTTCACAAGGAGGCAGCCACGAAGCGGCCCTTGAGCACGCTTCCGAAGCTCTCGTGGTGATCCCCGTGCACGGCAACTACGAGAGCTTGCCACCACGGCTCCGAAGCGCCGCACCACCCAACACCTTCACATCCTGCAGCCTGCCTGAGAGAAAAGAAGTTGAGATGGCGGCTCTGCGCGCCGTCGATCCACCTTCTCTGGAGCAACCCTCAGAGAAACATCGACACACCTCCACTCACAACGACGACTACGTGACCGGCACGGCTACAGTGAGATTGCCAGAGGAACGACATTTCAGCCCCGACCTTCCTGCTCCCAGCGAAACCCTAGAAACCACCGTCCAAGACTCTTCTTCACACCCAGCTATCCCGCAAGTTAATGGAAGCGAAAAAACAAACCCACTAAACTGCTCCACACAACAACCGCAGCCTAAACGGACCAGCGTGCAggccctcgaggaggcggggcgtctccgcgccgagctggaggctgcagaggaggcggcgcgcctggaggTCATGCACGAGGCCGAGCAGGCCCGCGTCCAggccctcgaggaggcggcgcgcctggaggCCGTGCACGAGGCCGAGCAGGCCCGCGTCCAggccctcgaggaggcggcgcgcctggaggCCGTGCACGAGGCCGAGCAGGCCCGCGTCCAggccctcgaggaggcggggcgtctccgcgccgagctggaggctgcagaggaggcggcgcgcctggaggCCGTGCACGAGGCCGAGCAGGCCCGCGTCCAggccctcgaggaggcggcgcgcctggaggCCGTGCACGAGGCCGAGCAGGCCCGCGTCCAggccctcgaggaggcggggcgtctccgcgccgagctggaggctgcagaggaggcggcgcgcctggaggCCGTGCACGAGGCCGAGCAGGCCCGCGTCCAggccctcgaggaggcggggcgtctccgcgccgagctggaggctgcagaggaggcggcgcgcctggaggTCATGCACGAGGCCGAGCAGGCCCGCGTCCAggccctcgaggaggcggggcgtctccgcgccgagctggaggctgcagaggaggcggcgcgcctggaggCCGTGCACGAGGCCGAGCAGGCCCGCGTCCAggccctcgaggaggcggggcgtctccgcgccgagctggaggctgcagaggaggcggcgcgcctggaggTCATGCACGAGGCCGAGCAGGCCCGCGTCCAggccctcgaggaggcggggcgtctccgcgccgagctggaggctgcagaggaggcggcgcgcctggaggTCATGCACGAGGCCGAGCAGGCCCGCGTCCAggccctcgaggaggcggggcgtctccgcgccgagctggaggctgcagaggaggcggcgcgcctggaggTCATGCACGAGGCCGAGCAGGCCCGCATCCAggccctcgaggaggcggcgcgcctggaggCCGTGCACGAGGCCGAGCAGGCCCGCGTCCAggccctcgaggaggcggggcgtctccgcgccgagctggaggctgcagaggaggcggcgcgcctggaggTCATGCACGAGGCCGAGCAGGCCCGCGTCCAggccctcgaggaggcggcgcgcctggaggCCGTGCACGAGGCCGAGCAGGCCCGCGTCCAggccctcgaggaggcggggcgtctccgcgccgagctggaggctgcagaggaggcggcgcgcctggaggTCATGCACGAGGCCGAGCAGGCCCGCGTCCAggccctcgaggaggcggggcgtctccgcgccgagctggaggctgcagaggaggcggcgcgcctggaggCCGTGCACGAGGCCGAGCAGGCCCGCATCCAggccctcgaggaggcggggcgtctccgcgccgagctggaggctgcagaggaggcggcgcgcctggaggCCGTGCACGAGGCCGAGCAGGCCCGCGTCCAggccctcgaggaggcggggcgtctccgcgccgagctggaggctgcagaggaggcggcgcgcctggaggCCGTGCACGAGGCCGAGCAGGCCCGCGTCCAggccctcgaggaggcggggcgtctccgcgccgagctggaggctgcagaggaggcggcgcgcctggaggCCGTGCACGAGGCCGAGCAGGCCCGCGTCCAggccctcgaggaggcggggcgtctccgcgccgagctgggggctgcagaggaggcggcgcgcctggaggCCGTGCACGAGGCCGAGCAGGCCCGCGTCCAggccctcgaggaggcggggcgtctccgcgccgagctggaggctgcaaaggaggcggcgcgcctggtGGCCGTGCACGAGGCCGAGCAGGCCCGCGTCCAggccctcgaggaggcggggcgtcTCCGCGCTGAGCTGGGggctgcagaggaggcggcgcgcctggaggTCATGCACGAGGCCGAGCAGGCCCGCGTCCAggccctcgaggaggcggcgcggctggagGCCGTGCACGAGGCCGAGCAGGCCCGCGTCCAggccctcgaggaggcggggcgtcTCCGCGCTGAGCTGgaggctgcagaggaggagaaagatGAACGGGCGGGGACGTTGAGGTACAATGAGGATTGCAAGGGACGAGTGCTGTACAGGGCGTCCCCGGATTCGCGGAggccgctgccacggccgTTTATCGGGTTGTCATTGTCGGAAGATGTGGAGAGGAGTATTCTCATTGTGGACGGGCTCTACAGGGATGGGCCGGCGTATCAGACGGGAATCCGCCTCGGGGATGTCCTCTTGCGTATCGCGGGCGTTCACGTGGATTCGATCGCGAAGGCGAGGCAGGTGGTGGAtgcgcgttgctgctgcggccgcgtcgtTCCCGTGACGCTGGCGACGAAGATGAACCAGCAGTACAGCGTGGCTTTGTATATCATGACGGTTGATCCGGAGCACAAAGACAAGCCCTATTTTTTTGATGTGCACATGCACCACCGCATCGAGAGCTCGCacagggggaagagggcgcaGTGGATGGAAGTTCTTGAGAGGCCATCCGTATCTTCGgctgccgccacccctcTGGTGCCGCTCTTGCGTGAGACGACGCCGCGTAGGGGCTCAGTGCTGCAGTCAAGTGCGCGTTCCGCCTTCGTTGCCACGTCTTACTTCTCGAGCGCGCGTAGGTCGGTCAGCTCAGAAAGTGAGCGATCGCGTGGGTCCTCTAGCGCGGCtacggcagaggaggcgatcgcgctggcgccgcaaGGGTATACCCCGCCCAACCAAGTGCGCGGCCGTAGTtga